A stretch of Maridesulfovibrio zosterae DSM 11974 DNA encodes these proteins:
- a CDS encoding sulfite exporter TauE/SafE family protein → MSPFLIVPAIFTIAGIMQGLTGFGCALIAMPLLAFVIDIKVAVPTCTLCAVFININMTHNLRNNLDRSKILPLIIGSIPGTILGLMIIKEVNGNYIRLFLGLLIATFASYSLLTKPVTLKISNRWGYFSGFLTGLLSATVSAGGPPTIIYSSLKDWGKDCFRATLVSFFLVAGLMAAAGHLICGLTTMFVFKLSLASTLPIVFGTYIGCKLSSTISEGHYKRIVMILLVFMGLMLIFQNV, encoded by the coding sequence ATGTCCCCATTTCTGATCGTACCAGCCATCTTTACTATTGCCGGGATAATGCAAGGGCTTACCGGGTTCGGTTGCGCACTCATTGCAATGCCTCTGCTGGCCTTTGTTATAGATATCAAAGTAGCCGTTCCCACATGTACTCTTTGCGCTGTGTTTATAAATATAAATATGACCCACAACCTGCGTAACAATCTTGACCGCAGCAAGATTCTGCCCCTCATCATCGGAAGTATACCGGGCACAATTTTGGGGCTTATGATAATCAAAGAGGTTAATGGTAACTACATACGACTTTTCCTGGGTTTACTCATTGCGACATTCGCTTCATATTCGCTTTTAACCAAACCCGTCACCCTGAAAATAAGCAATAGATGGGGATACTTTTCAGGGTTCCTAACCGGCCTTCTTTCTGCAACTGTCAGTGCCGGAGGACCTCCAACCATAATTTACTCATCCCTCAAAGATTGGGGCAAGGACTGCTTCAGGGCTACATTAGTCAGCTTTTTTCTAGTTGCGGGACTGATGGCTGCTGCAGGACATCTGATCTGCGGCTTAACCACTATGTTTGTTTTCAAACTTTCACTGGCCTCAACTCTACCTATTGTTTTCGGAACTTATATAGGTTGCAAACTGTCTTCCACCATTTCAGAAGGGCATTACAAAAGAATCGTCATGATTCTGCTTGTCTTCATGGGATTAATGCTTATATTCCAGAACGTCTAA
- a CDS encoding FxsA family protein, whose product MFAKIFITLVVVPLFDLYLLVQIGSKIGTLNAILLCLFTAFVGASLAKSQGMATMQKVRENMDKGVMPAEDILDAVIIFLAGLVLLTPGFITDALGLLLLFPLTRGYFKRWLRVQIEQMMKQPNVHIVHHNSEFTAWTNQDQPKQRIDNVIDIKPDDK is encoded by the coding sequence ATGTTTGCAAAAATTTTTATCACCCTTGTCGTTGTCCCTCTTTTCGACCTGTACCTGCTGGTACAGATCGGGAGTAAAATTGGTACTCTGAACGCTATTCTACTATGTCTGTTTACTGCCTTTGTAGGAGCATCACTTGCAAAGTCCCAAGGCATGGCAACCATGCAGAAAGTACGCGAGAACATGGATAAGGGAGTAATGCCCGCTGAAGATATTCTCGATGCCGTGATCATTTTTCTGGCAGGACTGGTCCTGCTCACCCCCGGATTCATCACAGATGCTCTAGGACTGCTGCTGCTCTTTCCACTGACACGTGGCTACTTTAAGCGCTGGCTCAGAGTTCAGATAGAACAAATGATGAAACAACCGAACGTACATATAGTGCACCATAATTCTGAATTCACGGCATGGACGAATCAGGATCAGCCTAAACAACGTATCGACAATGTAATCGATATCAAACCTGACGATAAATAA
- the mraZ gene encoding division/cell wall cluster transcriptional repressor MraZ yields MKFRGHAHRSMDAKGRLMLTPEYRDQVYSDSPKGCVTLTIFEGNIVGFTPPDWAILEEKLTSIKSPSRKLRNFIRIIISGSEEVYLDKQGRITIPSHLRKSGKLDKDVVLAGVGDRFEVWDKRAYEALLEQDFDDVSEELAECGVELPF; encoded by the coding sequence ATGAAATTCAGAGGTCACGCACATAGAAGCATGGATGCCAAAGGCAGACTAATGCTGACACCGGAGTATCGCGATCAAGTTTATAGCGATTCTCCGAAAGGTTGCGTGACGTTAACTATTTTCGAAGGAAACATAGTTGGTTTCACTCCACCGGATTGGGCTATCCTGGAAGAAAAATTGACCAGTATCAAGAGTCCAAGCCGGAAACTCAGAAATTTTATCCGTATAATCATTTCAGGTTCTGAAGAAGTCTACCTTGATAAACAAGGTAGAATAACCATCCCTTCCCATCTGCGGAAAAGCGGAAAACTGGACAAGGACGTAGTTCTTGCTGGAGTCGGTGACAGATTTGAAGTCTGGGATAAACGGGCATATGAAGCCCTGCTTGAACAGGATTTTGATGATGTTTCCGAAGAACTGGCTGAATGTGGAGTAGAACTCCCCTTTTAG
- the rlmD gene encoding 23S rRNA (uracil(1939)-C(5))-methyltransferase RlmD, whose amino-acid sequence MSNDTAPISKGSTIECTIESLAFGGQGIARHEGMTVFVDRAVPGQKVRCEITKLKKRFAEATRTEIIENSESQQTPFCEYFETCGGCMHQDMQYDAQTYWKGRQVSETLARIGKISAETEGMGEEALPSPENIGYRNKMEFSFSGYADDLKVGFKLRGSETDVLNISNCPLLPESCSSIPALVKDYCVKSKIGAYRHGKSGYWRKLVIRVAHISGEIMVHLITAPSKTHHAIPGLEKLLFDNVPQLKTFAHSTRIGRADLATGERQISLTGKPFITESLEREDGKAVKYKITPNSFFQTNSAGAQVLYQRSVEIAQPKKSDIVYDLFCGSGGIGMFMADKIKEIIGIEISKETVLAAKENAELNGIENARYFAGNLSSEKGFPRDLPKPDMIIVDPPRSGVPAPTMEKILELSPEKILYISCNPSTLARDAEKLGDGYTVKRFSAVDMFPHTSHVECIALLTKAD is encoded by the coding sequence ATGAGTAATGATACCGCCCCCATCAGTAAGGGAAGTACAATTGAATGCACAATCGAGTCACTGGCTTTCGGAGGACAGGGTATTGCCCGCCACGAAGGTATGACTGTTTTTGTAGACCGGGCTGTCCCGGGTCAAAAAGTGCGATGTGAAATAACAAAACTTAAAAAAAGATTTGCTGAAGCAACAAGAACAGAAATTATTGAAAATTCAGAGTCTCAGCAAACACCTTTTTGTGAATATTTCGAAACCTGCGGCGGATGCATGCATCAGGACATGCAATATGATGCCCAGACATACTGGAAAGGACGTCAGGTAAGCGAAACCCTTGCAAGAATCGGCAAGATCTCGGCTGAAACTGAAGGAATGGGAGAAGAAGCCCTGCCGTCACCTGAAAACATCGGTTACCGCAACAAAATGGAATTTTCATTTTCAGGTTATGCAGATGACCTGAAAGTAGGTTTTAAACTGCGCGGCAGTGAAACTGATGTACTGAATATTTCAAACTGTCCTTTGCTGCCAGAATCCTGTTCATCAATCCCGGCACTGGTTAAAGACTATTGTGTTAAAAGCAAGATTGGCGCATATCGTCACGGTAAAAGCGGTTACTGGCGTAAGCTTGTAATTCGCGTCGCACATATCAGCGGAGAAATAATGGTCCACCTGATCACAGCTCCGTCAAAAACACATCACGCAATCCCCGGACTTGAAAAACTTTTATTTGATAACGTGCCTCAGCTTAAAACTTTTGCCCACTCTACCCGCATAGGTCGCGCTGATCTTGCTACAGGGGAAAGACAGATTTCTCTTACCGGAAAGCCATTTATTACTGAAAGTCTTGAACGTGAAGATGGAAAGGCAGTTAAATATAAAATTACGCCGAACTCATTTTTTCAGACTAATTCCGCAGGAGCACAAGTTCTATACCAACGCAGCGTTGAAATTGCACAGCCTAAAAAAAGCGATATTGTTTATGACCTTTTTTGCGGGTCAGGCGGTATCGGTATGTTTATGGCCGACAAGATTAAAGAAATTATCGGCATCGAAATTTCTAAAGAAACAGTATTAGCAGCCAAAGAAAATGCCGAATTGAACGGTATTGAAAATGCCCGCTACTTTGCTGGAAATCTTTCGTCTGAGAAAGGCTTTCCACGCGATCTTCCAAAGCCGGATATGATCATTGTAGACCCGCCACGCAGCGGAGTTCCTGCGCCGACAATGGAAAAGATCCTAGAACTATCTCCTGAAAAAATTCTGTACATATCCTGCAATCCATCAACACTTGCACGCGACGCGGAAAAACTCGGTGATGGATATACTGTTAAACGTTTTTCAGCAGTGGATATGTTTCCCCATACATCTCATGTTGAATGTATCGCCTTGTTGACTAAAGCAGACTAA
- a CDS encoding CBS domain-containing protein produces the protein MLLRKRAWDMMREEFATIDESASLAEGIRMLRDSMKNAPDNSIVVVKKKNGSLRGVASIWTMLKAVEDQVLKDDDLSLTEETDWDRAFKRAGTACCAASLEDHIEEDVAILKPTDPMLVVLEILRKRNRSWALVSEGGKIIGVVLLSDVYRELTRDLVTQF, from the coding sequence ATGCTACTGAGAAAAAGAGCCTGGGATATGATGCGTGAAGAATTCGCAACTATAGATGAATCTGCAAGCCTTGCTGAAGGCATCCGCATGCTACGCGACAGTATGAAAAATGCACCTGACAACAGTATCGTGGTGGTAAAAAAGAAGAACGGGTCCCTGCGTGGAGTTGCATCAATCTGGACCATGCTTAAAGCAGTAGAAGATCAAGTACTAAAAGATGATGACCTTAGCTTAACAGAAGAAACAGACTGGGATCGTGCTTTTAAAAGAGCTGGGACAGCCTGTTGCGCTGCTTCTCTTGAAGATCATATAGAAGAAGATGTTGCTATCCTGAAACCAACAGATCCGATGCTGGTGGTTCTTGAGATTTTACGTAAAAGAAACCGCTCTTGGGCGCTTGTAAGCGAGGGTGGTAAAATTATTGGTGTAGTTCTTTTAAGTGATGTCTATCGCGAACTGACTCGTGACCTAGTTACCCAGTTCTAA
- a CDS encoding HD domain-containing protein yields MPIIRKSLLQLIFSGSFMKRWNDKLRPMELVEVDKQAHKMIAAWILFTLNTENIDQREKIKLGNDIVEGGIFEYLFRMVITDIKPPVFYRIKENPEHYRKLTEWVLKQLRPRLMPLGAEFWVRLSNYHLNPEEDSLSRRILDAAHMYASYSEFKLLKHLNEPDAELTGIEQNFINRLESYSDIAGVSQLLNSESTPLGRFADLCGRLRFQTRWSQTPRIPETSVLGHVYIVATFAWFFSLEKGSCPARRQNNFFSGLFHDIPELLTRDIISPVKKSDPTIGELIKEYEEQEMESRVMAPLIENGYTNLATRLGYLLGLETGSEFHAQAIVGGCAKKITTEELDARYNDDSYDPKDGELLKLCDHLAAFLEAYNAMQNGITSSHLHQAYWRISQSYMENPVVAGIHVGPLLADFE; encoded by the coding sequence ATGCCGATTATTCGAAAAAGTCTGCTACAATTAATTTTTTCAGGGTCGTTCATGAAAAGATGGAATGACAAACTCCGTCCCATGGAACTTGTGGAAGTAGATAAACAAGCCCATAAAATGATCGCCGCATGGATACTTTTTACATTAAATACTGAAAACATCGATCAGCGCGAAAAGATAAAGCTGGGAAATGATATTGTTGAGGGTGGTATTTTCGAATATCTTTTCCGCATGGTCATTACTGACATCAAACCTCCAGTATTCTACCGCATCAAAGAAAATCCTGAACATTACCGCAAATTAACAGAGTGGGTTCTAAAGCAGCTTCGTCCACGACTTATGCCTCTGGGTGCTGAATTTTGGGTCAGACTTAGTAATTACCACTTAAATCCGGAAGAAGATTCTTTATCGCGTAGAATTCTGGATGCTGCACACATGTATGCCAGCTATTCAGAATTCAAACTGCTCAAGCATTTAAACGAGCCGGATGCAGAACTTACCGGAATTGAGCAAAATTTTATAAACCGTCTTGAAAGTTATTCTGATATTGCAGGAGTCAGCCAGTTACTTAACTCTGAATCCACTCCACTTGGGCGATTTGCAGATTTATGCGGAAGATTGCGTTTTCAAACCAGATGGTCCCAAACGCCGCGTATTCCTGAAACATCAGTGCTGGGTCATGTATATATAGTAGCGACATTTGCCTGGTTTTTCAGTCTGGAAAAAGGCTCTTGTCCTGCACGCAGGCAAAACAACTTTTTTTCAGGCCTGTTCCACGATATACCGGAACTGCTGACTCGTGATATAATTTCACCTGTAAAAAAATCAGACCCAACTATCGGTGAACTCATCAAAGAATATGAAGAACAGGAAATGGAATCCAGAGTGATGGCCCCGCTTATTGAAAACGGATATACTAATCTTGCCACGCGCCTTGGATATCTATTAGGACTTGAAACAGGTTCAGAATTTCATGCTCAGGCAATTGTGGGCGGATGTGCCAAAAAAATTACTACGGAAGAACTTGATGCACGTTACAATGATGATTCATATGACCCCAAAGATGGTGAGCTTCTAAAGCTATGTGATCATCTGGCAGCCTTCCTTGAAGCCTATAATGCAATGCAGAACGGAATTACATCGTCCCATCTGCATCAAGCATACTGGCGTATAAGCCAAAGCTATATGGAAAATCCTGTTGTGGCTGGAATTCACGTAGGTCCATTACTGGCAGATTTCGAGTAG
- a CDS encoding class I adenylate cyclase: MHLPKYYIMPEQVIHDTLLRELRRLNLYPPEERQLKDLRSKIEGKLTRDEINPSDPDFSKYTVLLYGLALKSLESDAETGVKESYSQEENDSATTICLDALAIMGHIGRTLAAKILCNKLFHLSQVKEWLEKKPHGIAISVADRIVATNPAEVPERLEFAKSIIAKAAMFDVADAASFFRKNGTRKGQLTFSTLENFMSGRYGKDCHKGLTEPNTIEEISICTESMPPYPKKELIKDVIFHLRTMDPIVMEQVLRAIERLADEIDDDMMKDIVPLSFSPSLPLAKAAMDIIAKFGNSRRGAIFAKIFNESPKIRAELINRLPILSSDNLSNFMSMISNGFHAPVISALYSTLAEEDPQCFGALLSQVVKSSSSPKKTRLKPELTKILQQDVLDKPERPEEIETRTVEGIDYIKSGAPIVLNIEKKNIQKGFKRIFGKETAQSDSMPDKYIDGQISNQRIHKLNRWKSHAKGITFQNCKFTACDFRSSFMTSCTFKNCTFESCTFGEASYMKCMFENSSFLGCSMNKTKFYNCTMKRCTFKYTHIDSAIISICSLELCEFTAVTAVWSYLYQTHILSSIFHLSDFRETFFYKGQLKGVIFTDSDLNGTLFSQTEVKCTTFNGCTNFDCKALCTRTNSTDILSAMQRTLVERLTMREQLKKRHSGFGNMGQYERGVIYKAVKRWFILKDIDRCYAKFSENNTRRLRWAASRMNSKCKIFLELLPALLHTNIFDQAANIEHLTVPSHISGYSLTLSTLKSFEQLFPDLQVESPKENAVPIEALMSIGSTGTIAQTASSDLDCWVCCDFSKCPTENREKLKIKLKAIEEWADKDFDLEIHFFVMDIEEIRHSRFGLSDEESSGSAQGAILKEEFYRTALLLAGKPPLWWFTPPEVDSDAYEKTARKLATLKGPEFAIDLGNIPKIPVEEFFGASLWQIVKGVKSPFKSIMKFGLLEMYTSGSSYTLLCEGIKENIIAGQRRLENVDPYMLLYSQLADFYTNHNKPEYTWLTAMALRLKCGILDDGNIDRKPNSPEELEIMEFTAGLSDENSPGRFKEFKGLTDFRSVVSLGKKINLFMIKTYMKVRGQQDKISGIAITPEDLTRLGRVIFASFAKRKFKVERVSLPGPRTHFFDSLLITRDSKQGWVITGEHPDESGSRVLQSQIESGKDLIPMLVWLALNGLYNSQMKTKTDLSSAPVRDRDLKKLFENLSLFFPLKKVFNTQVEESLNSEQLQKAYFIVNLCIGREVKEVKEVHLVYNTNWGEVFCMPMKITNSLIETPDVYLKEQFPEIYSGPVKMGQFVPQGSECKFIKIPVS; the protein is encoded by the coding sequence ATGCATCTGCCCAAATATTACATTATGCCTGAACAAGTAATACACGATACATTGCTTCGAGAACTTCGCAGGCTGAATCTATACCCGCCTGAAGAAAGACAGTTGAAAGATTTGCGCTCAAAAATTGAGGGCAAACTCACTCGTGATGAAATCAATCCCTCAGACCCAGATTTCTCCAAATACACAGTCCTACTCTATGGACTGGCCCTTAAGTCACTGGAATCAGATGCAGAAACAGGCGTCAAAGAATCATATTCACAAGAAGAAAACGATTCTGCCACGACCATATGCTTAGATGCCCTTGCAATCATGGGACACATTGGGAGAACTCTTGCTGCCAAAATACTCTGCAATAAATTGTTTCATCTTTCTCAGGTTAAAGAATGGCTTGAAAAAAAACCTCATGGCATAGCCATATCAGTTGCCGACCGCATAGTTGCTACAAACCCTGCCGAAGTTCCTGAGCGACTTGAATTTGCAAAATCAATTATTGCAAAAGCCGCAATGTTTGATGTCGCTGATGCCGCTTCTTTTTTCAGGAAGAACGGGACCCGCAAGGGACAATTGACATTTTCCACTCTGGAAAATTTTATGTCCGGAAGGTACGGCAAAGACTGTCATAAAGGACTAACAGAGCCGAATACTATTGAAGAAATCAGTATCTGTACTGAAAGTATGCCTCCATACCCTAAGAAAGAGCTTATAAAAGACGTTATATTTCATCTGCGCACCATGGACCCTATTGTTATGGAACAGGTGTTACGCGCCATAGAACGGCTTGCAGATGAAATAGACGATGACATGATGAAAGATATTGTCCCGCTGTCTTTTTCCCCCTCTCTACCGCTTGCTAAAGCAGCCATGGATATTATTGCCAAATTCGGCAACAGCAGGCGAGGAGCTATTTTTGCTAAAATATTCAATGAATCACCTAAAATCCGGGCAGAACTGATAAACAGACTTCCTATCCTGAGCAGCGATAATTTATCAAACTTTATGAGTATGATTTCTAATGGTTTCCACGCACCTGTAATTTCAGCTCTATATTCAACTCTGGCCGAAGAAGACCCGCAATGCTTTGGAGCACTTCTTTCGCAGGTTGTAAAAAGTTCTAGCAGTCCCAAAAAGACAAGACTAAAACCGGAACTGACAAAAATTTTACAACAGGATGTTTTAGACAAACCCGAAAGGCCGGAAGAAATTGAAACTCGTACAGTAGAGGGAATAGACTACATTAAGTCAGGAGCCCCTATTGTTTTAAACATAGAGAAAAAAAATATACAAAAAGGGTTTAAAAGAATTTTCGGCAAAGAAACAGCACAGTCAGATTCAATGCCCGATAAGTACATCGATGGTCAAATTTCAAATCAGCGCATCCACAAACTCAATCGCTGGAAAAGTCATGCAAAGGGTATAACATTTCAAAACTGTAAATTTACGGCTTGTGATTTCAGATCTTCTTTTATGACATCCTGTACTTTTAAGAATTGTACCTTTGAATCCTGCACCTTTGGCGAAGCTTCTTATATGAAGTGCATGTTTGAAAATAGTTCTTTCTTAGGCTGCTCAATGAATAAAACTAAGTTTTATAATTGTACTATGAAACGATGCACTTTCAAATATACACATATAGATTCAGCAATAATTTCCATATGCTCGCTTGAACTGTGTGAATTTACAGCCGTAACGGCAGTATGGAGCTATCTATACCAAACGCATATTTTATCCAGCATCTTTCATCTATCTGATTTCAGAGAAACATTCTTTTATAAAGGTCAGCTGAAAGGGGTTATATTCACAGATTCAGATTTAAATGGAACACTCTTCAGTCAAACGGAGGTTAAATGTACGACGTTTAACGGATGCACCAACTTTGATTGCAAAGCCTTATGCACTAGAACAAATTCAACAGATATTCTGTCCGCAATGCAGCGAACATTGGTTGAACGCCTGACAATGAGAGAACAGCTTAAAAAACGCCATTCCGGATTTGGAAACATGGGTCAGTATGAGCGGGGTGTTATTTATAAGGCTGTAAAAAGATGGTTTATATTAAAAGACATTGACCGCTGCTACGCAAAGTTTTCAGAAAATAATACACGCAGGCTGCGTTGGGCTGCATCCAGAATGAATAGTAAGTGCAAGATTTTTTTGGAACTGCTTCCGGCACTGCTACACACAAATATTTTTGATCAAGCTGCAAACATCGAACATTTAACTGTTCCATCCCATATCAGTGGGTACAGCCTGACTCTAAGCACTTTAAAATCTTTCGAACAACTCTTTCCGGACCTCCAGGTAGAATCCCCAAAAGAGAATGCTGTACCAATTGAAGCTCTTATGTCCATTGGAAGCACCGGAACTATTGCACAGACGGCGTCTTCAGATCTGGACTGCTGGGTCTGTTGCGATTTTTCCAAATGCCCTACTGAAAACAGAGAAAAGCTAAAAATAAAACTGAAAGCGATTGAGGAATGGGCTGATAAAGATTTTGACCTGGAAATACACTTCTTTGTCATGGATATTGAAGAAATTCGCCACAGCAGATTCGGGCTGAGTGATGAAGAGAGTTCAGGTTCAGCTCAAGGAGCTATTTTAAAAGAAGAGTTTTATCGTACGGCACTACTCCTTGCAGGAAAACCGCCCCTTTGGTGGTTCACTCCACCGGAGGTGGATAGCGACGCATATGAAAAAACAGCCCGAAAATTAGCCACCTTGAAAGGACCTGAATTTGCCATTGATCTTGGCAACATACCTAAAATTCCAGTGGAAGAATTCTTTGGTGCATCTCTTTGGCAAATTGTTAAGGGAGTGAAAAGTCCATTTAAATCAATTATGAAATTCGGCCTACTTGAAATGTATACTTCCGGAAGCAGTTATACCTTGCTTTGTGAAGGGATTAAAGAAAACATAATTGCAGGGCAGCGCAGACTCGAAAACGTAGATCCCTATATGCTTCTATACAGCCAGCTTGCTGATTTTTACACAAATCATAATAAGCCGGAATACACATGGCTGACAGCTATGGCCCTACGGCTTAAATGCGGAATTCTTGATGACGGTAACATAGATAGAAAGCCAAACAGCCCGGAAGAACTGGAAATAATGGAGTTCACTGCAGGTCTTTCCGACGAGAACAGTCCCGGAAGGTTTAAAGAATTCAAAGGATTAACAGACTTCAGATCCGTAGTTTCACTTGGAAAGAAAATCAACCTGTTCATGATCAAGACATATATGAAGGTACGCGGTCAGCAAGATAAAATTTCTGGCATAGCCATTACCCCTGAAGATTTGACCCGGCTGGGAAGAGTAATCTTTGCCAGCTTTGCCAAACGTAAATTCAAAGTTGAAAGAGTCAGCCTGCCAGGCCCCAGAACACATTTTTTCGATTCACTGCTGATAACCAGAGACAGCAAGCAAGGCTGGGTAATCACTGGCGAACATCCAGATGAATCCGGTTCACGAGTTTTACAAAGCCAGATTGAATCTGGTAAAGATCTGATTCCCATGCTTGTTTGGCTGGCATTAAACGGTCTATACAACTCACAAATGAAAACCAAGACAGATCTCAGTTCAGCTCCTGTACGAGACAGGGACCTAAAAAAACTGTTTGAAAATCTGTCTTTGTTTTTTCCTCTTAAAAAAGTATTCAACACTCAGGTAGAAGAAAGTTTAAACTCTGAACAATTACAAAAAGCATACTTCATAGTAAATTTATGTATTGGACGGGAAGTAAAAGAAGTTAAAGAAGTTCACCTCGTATACAACACCAATTGGGGTGAAGTGTTCTGCATGCCGATGAAAATAACTAATTCTCTGATTGAAACTCCTGATGTTTACTTGAAAGAACAATTTCCTGAAATATATTCAGGCCCTGTAAAAATGGGACAATTTGTTCCGCAAGGTTCCGAGTGTAAATTTATTAAAATCCCTGTCAGTTAA
- a CDS encoding HD-GYP domain-containing protein → MHAKGRMDVPDGLNEEYYQISPDILRSFNKFRPPLNIFMFNEKVGRVAPYYQVGGRLTKEQIETLAQMVKEGIIFVSRTDHPVYVKHIAYQLDLVLIDRNLKESEIADIFVEALTMRIGEFYDQPVAAVMEKLWSDLMVLTEYLWNDPFRIKALARRLHTEHTLARHSVNSGILALAMFIRMKSDSFSKNEITRNHFNRLTAGFFLHDLGMTKIPAFIREKPKPLTTDERAKIDKHPLLGYEMLSKLDLKYKEIEACVIEHHERVTGKGYPQKKSGRDISQLGRIIGAVDSYCAMITKRPYAEAVSPVEAATAISRDQGYDPEVTKNIQAWVLTLKK, encoded by the coding sequence ATGCATGCAAAAGGTAGAATGGATGTTCCTGACGGTTTGAATGAGGAATATTATCAAATCAGTCCTGATATTCTTAGAAGTTTCAATAAGTTCAGGCCTCCACTCAATATTTTTATGTTCAATGAAAAAGTTGGGAGAGTTGCACCTTATTATCAGGTGGGAGGACGGCTTACAAAAGAGCAGATTGAAACTTTGGCGCAGATGGTCAAGGAAGGAATAATATTTGTCTCCAGAACTGATCACCCTGTTTATGTAAAACATATTGCTTATCAGCTTGATCTGGTTCTCATTGACCGTAATCTTAAAGAAAGTGAGATTGCCGATATTTTTGTTGAAGCTTTGACTATGCGTATAGGTGAATTTTACGATCAGCCTGTGGCTGCAGTTATGGAGAAATTGTGGTCTGACTTGATGGTTTTGACCGAGTATCTCTGGAATGATCCCTTTCGCATTAAAGCTCTTGCCAGACGTCTTCATACTGAGCACACTCTTGCCAGACACAGCGTTAACAGTGGCATTTTAGCTCTTGCCATGTTTATCCGCATGAAGTCAGATTCGTTTTCTAAAAATGAAATTACACGTAATCATTTTAATAGGCTCACAGCAGGCTTTTTTCTTCATGATTTGGGGATGACTAAAATACCGGCTTTTATACGGGAAAAGCCAAAGCCGTTAACCACCGATGAGCGTGCTAAAATAGATAAGCATCCTTTGCTTGGTTATGAGATGCTTAGTAAGCTGGATTTGAAGTATAAAGAAATTGAGGCTTGCGTTATTGAGCATCACGAGCGTGTAACTGGAAAAGGGTATCCTCAGAAAAAATCCGGTAGGGATATCAGTCAACTTGGTCGAATTATTGGCGCAGTTGATTCATATTGTGCGATGATAACTAAGCGACCATATGCTGAAGCTGTTTCTCCTGTTGAAGCTGCAACTGCAATTTCAAGAGATCAGGGATATGATCCGGAAGTTACTAAAAATATACAAGCGTGGGTACTTACATTGAAGAAGTAG
- a CDS encoding septal ring lytic transglycosylase RlpA family protein, with the protein MIRFFYIMQFLLLLSVATSPAFAQDNTLNATETVVSADTPVIPADYKEEGIASWYGEKFQGKVTASGEPYDMDKLTAAHNYLPLGVKVTVTNMGNNKSVAVTINDRGPFVPDRIIDLSRSAAQQLDFIESGKANVRIEPYRPVMPKTPESQVVTGKVNLYGAFYIQVGAYKVKANAERLIERLNKADFHNTRIVRVVTDSAQIFKVQLGMYKTLSNARKANAKIGPGFPGTFILADVIQD; encoded by the coding sequence ATGATCAGATTTTTTTATATTATGCAGTTTTTGTTGCTGCTTAGTGTTGCAACAAGCCCTGCCTTTGCACAGGATAATACACTGAACGCTACCGAAACAGTTGTTAGTGCTGATACTCCTGTTATTCCTGCTGATTACAAGGAAGAGGGAATTGCTTCATGGTACGGTGAAAAATTTCAAGGCAAAGTTACTGCGTCCGGTGAGCCATATGATATGGATAAACTTACCGCTGCTCATAATTATCTGCCGCTTGGTGTGAAGGTTACGGTTACAAATATGGGCAATAACAAGAGTGTTGCCGTTACAATTAATGACCGTGGTCCTTTTGTCCCGGACCGGATTATCGATCTCTCGCGTTCAGCTGCTCAGCAACTGGATTTTATTGAGAGCGGAAAAGCCAACGTGCGAATTGAGCCTTATCGACCTGTAATGCCTAAGACTCCAGAATCTCAGGTAGTTACAGGTAAAGTAAATTTATATGGGGCATTCTACATTCAGGTCGGAGCGTATAAAGTTAAAGCTAATGCTGAGCGGTTGATTGAAAGGCTTAATAAGGCTGATTTTCATAACACTAGAATTGTACGTGTTGTAACTGACAGTGCCCAGATTTTTAAAGTACAGCTTGGTATGTACAAAACTCTTTCTAATGCACGCAAGGCTAATGCTAAAATTGGACCAGGTTTCCCCGGAACTTTTATCTTAGCAGATGTAATTCAGGATTAG